Proteins found in one uncultured Campylobacter sp. genomic segment:
- the nosZ gene encoding Sec-dependent nitrous-oxide reductase, producing MNKIFSSGIVAAACMAFAVSSACAADSDLQAIMKARGLTEKDVLAAAKTYQPSGKKDDYIVFSSGGQSGQVMVYGVPSMRIYKFIGVFTPEPWQGYGFDEESKAILKSGAIRGKELSWGDTHHPALTEKNGEYVGDYLFINDKANPRIAVINLHDFETTQIVVNPIVKSEHGGSFITPNSEYVIEAAQYAAPLDNGYHSIDEYESAYRGAVTFWKFDYPKGRIDEKASFSLELPPYWQDLSDAGKGESFGWAFSNSINSEMYTGGIEKGLPPFEAGASRNDTDYLHVYNWQILEKLAQDKKNYREINGHRVVTIEAAVKAGALFLIPEPKSPHGVDVSPDGRYIVIGGKLDTHATVFDFRKIKNLIDKKEFAGTDSYGIPILDLQKTLHGQVELGLGPLHTAFDAQDGVLYTSLYVDSQIVKWDYKNLKVLDRINVHYNIGHLDAMEGKSAKPKGKYVIALDKLSIDRFNPVGPLHPQNHQLIDTTGAKMELLYDMPIPLGEPHDVVSIEASKLKPATTYAMGTNSRTGKESPFVTLAGQERVERNGKNVTVYATMIRSHINPEHIEVNKGDNVTIHLTNLERAQDETHGFTVDLYNIHASLEPGKTATVNFVANEEGVFPYYCTEFCSALHLEMMGYLLVKDPNKKYESAKANRLKTLSPEALKAEYDKVIATNKATDEVIQSVVAYLKEKHYEKYPKVKELVTDALDQYGKIPEAKAKADEAYKKGDVNGAILWEYQVWQYMVKTADVGLRAKNNLAKEIATPMSPAAAKGEAAYLKGGCNACHVIGQVSSGPDLTGVLLRHENGEKWVFDFVKDPSKFYGDEYIKSMIDYFNLRMPNQHMSDQEIKDIIEYLKWIDENAGM from the coding sequence ATGAACAAAATTTTTAGTTCAGGCATCGTTGCGGCGGCGTGTATGGCGTTTGCAGTTAGCAGCGCGTGCGCGGCAGATAGCGACTTGCAAGCTATCATGAAAGCGCGCGGGCTAACGGAAAAAGACGTCCTAGCGGCTGCTAAAACGTATCAGCCAAGCGGCAAGAAGGATGATTATATCGTCTTTTCCTCGGGAGGCCAAAGCGGACAGGTGATGGTTTACGGCGTACCTTCGATGAGGATTTACAAATTTATCGGCGTCTTTACGCCCGAGCCTTGGCAGGGATACGGCTTTGACGAGGAGTCTAAGGCTATCCTAAAAAGCGGCGCGATTAGGGGCAAGGAGCTTTCGTGGGGCGACACTCACCACCCTGCTCTAACAGAGAAAAACGGCGAATACGTCGGCGATTATCTTTTCATCAACGACAAGGCCAACCCTCGCATCGCGGTGATAAATTTGCACGATTTTGAAACTACGCAAATCGTCGTTAATCCGATCGTAAAAAGCGAACACGGCGGTAGCTTCATCACTCCAAATAGCGAATACGTCATCGAAGCGGCGCAGTACGCGGCTCCGCTAGATAACGGCTACCACTCGATAGACGAGTACGAAAGCGCGTACCGCGGCGCGGTAACGTTTTGGAAATTCGACTATCCAAAAGGCAGGATAGACGAGAAAGCTTCCTTCTCGCTTGAGCTTCCTCCGTATTGGCAAGATCTAAGCGATGCGGGTAAGGGCGAGAGCTTTGGCTGGGCGTTTTCTAACTCCATAAATTCAGAGATGTACACCGGAGGTATCGAAAAAGGCTTGCCTCCGTTTGAAGCGGGCGCAAGCAGAAACGATACTGACTATTTGCACGTTTATAACTGGCAAATTTTAGAAAAACTAGCTCAAGACAAGAAAAACTACAGAGAGATAAACGGCCACAGAGTAGTTACGATAGAGGCTGCCGTTAAAGCAGGCGCGCTATTTTTGATCCCAGAGCCAAAGAGCCCGCACGGCGTAGACGTTAGCCCAGACGGCAGGTATATCGTTATCGGCGGTAAGCTAGATACGCACGCTACGGTTTTTGACTTTAGAAAGATCAAAAATTTAATCGACAAAAAAGAATTTGCCGGCACCGACTCTTACGGCATACCGATTCTTGATTTGCAAAAGACCCTACACGGACAAGTAGAACTCGGCCTTGGACCTCTACACACGGCATTTGACGCGCAAGACGGCGTACTTTATACCTCGCTTTACGTCGATAGCCAGATCGTAAAATGGGACTATAAAAATTTAAAAGTCCTAGATAGGATCAACGTCCACTACAACATCGGACACCTAGACGCAATGGAGGGAAAATCGGCCAAACCTAAGGGCAAATACGTAATCGCTCTTGACAAGCTATCAATCGACCGCTTTAACCCCGTAGGTCCTCTTCACCCGCAAAACCACCAGCTAATCGATACTACGGGTGCTAAGATGGAGCTTTTATACGATATGCCTATACCTCTTGGCGAACCTCACGACGTAGTTTCTATCGAGGCTAGCAAGCTAAAACCGGCTACCACCTACGCCATGGGAACAAACTCTCGCACGGGCAAAGAAAGTCCGTTCGTAACTCTTGCCGGACAAGAAAGAGTCGAGCGCAACGGCAAAAACGTAACCGTCTACGCTACGATGATCAGAAGCCACATCAATCCTGAGCATATCGAGGTAAATAAAGGCGACAACGTAACTATCCACCTAACTAACCTGGAGCGCGCCCAGGACGAGACTCACGGCTTTACTGTGGATCTTTACAACATCCACGCGTCTTTAGAGCCGGGTAAAACCGCAACCGTAAATTTCGTAGCCAACGAAGAGGGCGTGTTCCCTTACTACTGCACCGAGTTTTGCTCCGCATTACACCTTGAGATGATGGGCTATTTGCTAGTTAAAGATCCGAATAAAAAATACGAATCGGCAAAAGCAAATAGGCTAAAAACCCTAAGTCCCGAAGCCCTAAAGGCCGAATACGATAAAGTAATCGCTACAAATAAAGCTACCGACGAAGTTATCCAAAGCGTCGTAGCCTACCTAAAAGAAAAGCATTACGAAAAATATCCTAAGGTAAAAGAGCTGGTTACAGATGCGCTGGATCAATACGGCAAAATCCCCGAGGCTAAAGCAAAAGCCGACGAAGCCTATAAAAAAGGCGACGTAAACGGCGCAATACTTTGGGAGTATCAAGTATGGCAGTATATGGTTAAAACCGCGGACGTCGGCCTAAGAGCTAAAAATAACCTCGCTAAAGAGATCGCTACACCTATGAGTCCGGCTGCTGCTAAAGGCGAAGCCGCATATCTAAAAGGCGGCTGCAACGCTTGCCACGTCATCGGTCAGGTTAGCTCCGGCCCGGATCTAACGGGCGTCCTTTTACGCCACGAAAACGGCGAGAAATGGGTGTTTGACTTTGTCAAAGATCCGTCTAAATTTTACGGCGACGAGTATATCAAGTCTATGATCGATTACTTTAATCTAAGAATGCCTAATCAGCACATGAGCGATCAAGAGATCAAAGATATCATCGAATACCTAAAATGGATCGACGAAAACGCGGGAATGTAA
- a CDS encoding cytochrome C, whose amino-acid sequence MKKYQIYTIIALVLMTVCFTIPVLGWFGAKAKIAAGEPIAGYSYKIYDLYTSFQYKNHLMPDDVKASLQKAIEQKAEIGTPSFPIWYVALEAPNYPKDAFPDGIPVYFHVDGYGGDVHEMNTINHYIGMYPMEHGGNVERAIAPYYLLISTLCMLAFLYYDGKFNSLLMVLPAIAPLLFMGAFAGWLYWYGHNMQEWGAFKIKPFMPTVLGDGKVAQFTTHSYPSIGFWVMIAMSALCILAVFSKKKELKEAK is encoded by the coding sequence ATGAAGAAGTATCAAATTTACACCATTATCGCATTAGTTTTGATGACCGTTTGTTTTACGATCCCGGTCCTTGGATGGTTCGGCGCGAAGGCTAAAATCGCAGCCGGCGAGCCGATTGCCGGGTATTCGTATAAAATTTACGACCTTTACACCTCGTTTCAGTACAAAAATCACTTGATGCCGGACGACGTAAAAGCCAGCCTACAAAAAGCGATCGAGCAAAAAGCCGAGATCGGTACGCCCTCTTTTCCTATCTGGTACGTCGCGCTTGAAGCGCCAAACTACCCAAAAGACGCCTTTCCGGACGGTATCCCGGTTTATTTCCACGTTGATGGATACGGCGGCGACGTGCATGAGATGAACACCATAAACCACTACATCGGCATGTATCCGATGGAGCACGGCGGCAACGTCGAGCGCGCGATTGCGCCTTACTATCTGCTTATTTCCACGCTTTGCATGCTAGCCTTTTTGTACTACGACGGCAAATTTAACTCCCTGCTCATGGTGCTTCCCGCTATCGCTCCGCTGCTTTTTATGGGCGCGTTTGCGGGTTGGCTTTACTGGTACGGGCACAATATGCAAGAGTGGGGCGCGTTTAAGATAAAACCGTTTATGCCGACCGTGCTTGGCGACGGCAAGGTCGCGCAGTTTACGACGCATTCGTATCCTAGCATAGGATTTTGGGTGATGATAGCTATGAGCGCGCTTTGCATCCTAGCCGTATTTTCAAAGAAAAAAGAGCTCAAAGAAGCCAAATGA
- a CDS encoding nitrous oxide reductase family maturation protein NosD — protein sequence MKFKLLLFCALNLTAFAGPLQDAINAAEPGDILRLNDGLYEGNIIVDKPLTIIGKGENAVIRGDRKSSVIKVTAKNVKLINLNIEGSGTSQMNLDAGISCAKGNNILVEKNRFKDVLFGIELSECNQAVIRDNNITSKEGFDVPRRGDAVRAWYSHENLIERNYVHNSRDIVAWFSSNNIIRKNYGQNNRYAVHTMYSAGNLIEDNEFSGGAVGMYFMFSTNSLVRRNVIINSNGAFGVGIALKDTSGFTVSENTFLYNSRGIYSDRSPLNPGTVNLIENNQILYNVIGLQMHATQEKSVFKGNDFIGNMETAINDTPGSKIELNEWSGNYFDEYEGLDLNRDGIGDTPYSHFIYADKLWQYYPALRFFYGSTVISGLNFLAKLAPFSEPLKLLEDDSPKMRPNNAQKATL from the coding sequence ATGAAATTTAAGCTTTTGCTCTTTTGCGCGCTAAATTTGACGGCCTTCGCCGGCCCGCTGCAAGACGCTATAAACGCTGCGGAACCCGGCGACATCTTGCGCCTAAACGACGGCCTTTACGAAGGAAATATAATCGTCGATAAGCCGCTAACGATAATAGGCAAAGGCGAAAACGCCGTGATACGAGGCGACCGCAAATCAAGCGTGATAAAAGTAACGGCAAAAAACGTTAAGCTTATAAATTTAAACATCGAAGGCAGCGGCACGAGCCAGATGAACCTAGATGCGGGCATAAGCTGCGCAAAGGGCAATAATATTTTAGTCGAGAAAAACCGCTTTAAAGACGTGCTTTTCGGCATCGAGCTATCAGAATGCAACCAAGCCGTCATCAGAGATAACAACATCACCTCAAAAGAAGGCTTTGACGTGCCTAGACGCGGAGACGCCGTGCGCGCATGGTATTCGCACGAAAACTTAATCGAGCGAAACTACGTCCATAACAGCCGCGATATCGTGGCGTGGTTTTCTAGCAATAACATAATCCGCAAGAACTACGGACAAAACAATCGCTACGCCGTACATACGATGTACTCTGCGGGCAACCTCATCGAGGATAACGAATTTAGCGGCGGCGCGGTAGGGATGTATTTTATGTTTTCTACGAATTCCCTCGTGCGCCGAAACGTGATAATCAACTCAAACGGAGCCTTTGGCGTGGGTATCGCGCTAAAAGACACCTCGGGCTTTACCGTGAGCGAAAATACCTTTTTGTATAACTCGCGCGGCATCTACTCCGACCGCTCGCCGCTAAATCCGGGCACCGTAAATTTGATCGAAAATAATCAAATTTTATACAACGTCATCGGGCTGCAAATGCACGCGACGCAGGAAAAAAGCGTGTTTAAGGGCAACGACTTTATCGGCAACATGGAAACGGCTATCAACGACACTCCTGGCTCAAAGATCGAGCTAAACGAGTGGAGCGGTAATTATTTCGACGAATACGAAGGACTGGATCTAAACCGCGACGGCATCGGCGACACGCCCTACTCGCACTTTATTTACGCCGACAAGCTTTGGCAGTATTATCCGGCTTTGCGCTTTTTTTACGGTTCAACCGTGATTAGCGGGCTAAATTTCCTAGCTAAACTTGCCCCTTTTTCCGAGCCGCTTAAGCTTTTAGAAGACGACTCTCCAAAAATGCGCCCCAATAACGCTCAAAAGGCAACGCTATGA
- a CDS encoding 4Fe-4S dicluster domain-containing protein, whose amino-acid sequence MNRRNFIALTAGAAAAGYGIGYFLPKTRADELFLRPPGAVKNFESLCIKCGQCVQVCPYHSIGLLDIAQGYSNGTSYIDAHERGCYLCDLFPCVLACPSGALDHATTQISDVKMGVGVLRGREACLAYKNENVNLSGVTKMLERKIYNDREQAVKDAVQNSVDKPCDLCVSLCPVGDAAITMAKSDGRNLPEFKQGCVGCGVCAEVCPAQIIDIAPNRGYDEIYKG is encoded by the coding sequence ATGAATAGACGAAATTTTATCGCCCTAACGGCAGGCGCGGCGGCCGCAGGATACGGCATCGGATATTTTTTACCCAAAACACGCGCGGACGAGCTTTTTTTAAGGCCTCCGGGAGCGGTTAAAAATTTCGAATCGCTCTGCATAAAATGCGGCCAGTGCGTGCAGGTCTGCCCCTATCACAGCATCGGGCTGCTAGACATCGCGCAGGGCTACTCAAACGGCACGTCCTACATCGACGCGCACGAGCGAGGCTGCTATCTGTGCGACCTTTTCCCTTGCGTTTTAGCCTGTCCCAGCGGCGCGCTAGATCACGCCACGACGCAAATCAGCGACGTAAAGATGGGCGTGGGCGTGCTGCGAGGGCGCGAGGCCTGTCTTGCCTATAAAAACGAAAACGTAAATTTAAGCGGCGTTACGAAAATGCTCGAGCGTAAAATTTATAACGACCGCGAGCAAGCCGTAAAAGACGCCGTCCAAAATAGCGTGGATAAGCCCTGTGATCTGTGCGTGAGCCTATGCCCGGTCGGAGACGCCGCCATAACTATGGCTAAAAGCGACGGGCGAAATTTGCCCGAATTTAAACAAGGCTGCGTCGGATGCGGAGTGTGCGCCGAGGTTTGCCCGGCACAGATCATCGACATCGCGCCAAACCGCGGCTATGACGAAATTTACAAAGGATAA
- a CDS encoding cytochrome C, translated as MGKKIAIIFGALVLVLMIFMLTSQPSAPIKDASRPEIKPQDFAPKQERNEELNLQDAEEIKKIKQLQNSVANQPSEGVSKRYLTSCAPCHGANGKGVMAPKISGKSKDEILARLKDYKENKVPNSLMKGLLNNVSDEDLGLLADEISKFKE; from the coding sequence ATGGGAAAGAAAATAGCGATAATCTTTGGAGCTTTGGTCTTGGTTCTTATGATTTTTATGCTGACTAGCCAGCCCTCAGCGCCCATAAAAGATGCCAGCAGACCCGAAATAAAACCCCAAGACTTCGCTCCTAAGCAAGAGCGAAACGAGGAGCTAAATCTGCAGGACGCCGAGGAAATAAAAAAGATAAAACAGCTACAAAATAGCGTCGCAAATCAGCCCAGCGAGGGCGTTAGCAAACGATACCTAACATCCTGCGCGCCTTGCCACGGAGCAAACGGCAAGGGCGTAATGGCACCTAAAATCTCAGGCAAAAGCAAGGACGAAATTTTAGCTAGGCTAAAAGACTACAAAGAAAATAAAGTACCAAACAGCCTAATGAAAGGACTTTTAAACAACGTATCAGACGAGGATTTAGGCTTGTTAGCGGATGAAATTTCAAAATTTAAAGAGTAG
- a CDS encoding NapH/MauN family ferredoxin-type protein: MDKYSTRCTVSKVDFFDTLTIKNGEGKKSLSWRGRRLVVIALVHILFVLSYRADIQILEGDISGSRILGFHLTDAFMSFQVFAATHEFPINLIIGTATILLFYALVGGRAFCGWICPYTFLGEIGEKIHENLAAKKIIKRREFDPKWRYVFTALFIAMSFASSQLVFEIFSVTGIVSRFVIYGYFHAIWFAVFILLVEIFYSRRGWCRYVCPIGATYSLLTRTNAVKVSWNKDRCDHCLVCIDTCLVPHVLEITKKNAKFDGDENKKEFRLVGGDCTLCGRCIDVCHHDALKFDNGFKKLI; encoded by the coding sequence ATGGATAAATATAGCACGCGTTGCACGGTCTCGAAGGTCGATTTTTTCGATACGCTGACGATAAAAAACGGCGAGGGCAAAAAAAGCCTCAGCTGGCGAGGACGCCGCCTCGTCGTGATCGCGCTAGTGCATATTTTGTTCGTGCTTTCTTACCGCGCGGATATTCAAATTTTAGAAGGCGACATCAGCGGATCAAGGATTTTAGGTTTTCATTTGACCGACGCTTTTATGAGCTTTCAGGTATTTGCCGCGACGCACGAGTTTCCGATAAATTTGATCATCGGCACGGCTACGATTTTGCTTTTTTACGCGCTCGTGGGCGGTCGAGCCTTTTGCGGCTGGATTTGCCCTTATACTTTTTTGGGCGAGATCGGCGAGAAAATACACGAAAATTTAGCCGCCAAAAAGATAATCAAACGCCGCGAGTTCGATCCCAAATGGCGCTACGTCTTTACCGCGCTTTTTATCGCGATGAGTTTTGCTAGCTCGCAGCTCGTGTTTGAGATATTTAGCGTGACGGGCATCGTGTCTAGGTTTGTTATTTACGGCTATTTTCACGCGATTTGGTTTGCGGTTTTTATACTTTTAGTCGAGATTTTCTACTCCCGCAGAGGCTGGTGCCGCTACGTCTGCCCCATCGGCGCGACGTATTCGCTACTAACCCGCACCAACGCCGTAAAAGTCAGCTGGAACAAAGATCGCTGCGACCACTGTTTGGTCTGCATCGATACCTGTCTCGTGCCTCACGTGCTTGAAATCACGAAGAAAAACGCCAAATTTGACGGCGACGAAAATAAAAAAGAATTTCGTCTCGTGGGCGGCGACTGCACGCTTTGCGGGCGCTGTATCGACGTGTGTCACCACGACGCGCTGAAATTCGACAACGGCTTTAAAAAGCTAATATAA
- a CDS encoding ABC transporter ATP-binding protein, giving the protein MIILKDITKAFGSQKILQNVNLSIKKGQKTVVLGQNGAGKSSLMRIILGEFKPNSGEVRVNGFDPFTARKEALSVISFVPQTPPPLKFNLKELCEFVCKSSNVAQENIEKFCEKMELDLKGNFHKPFYKLSGGMKQKMLIAIAFAKDTQAMMFDEPTANLDPKARRNFMDLLGEFAREKTLVFISHRLDEVQGISNRYVEMDLGQIIKDELISQGCAHA; this is encoded by the coding sequence TTGATAATCTTAAAAGACATCACCAAGGCTTTTGGCTCGCAAAAGATACTGCAAAACGTAAATTTAAGCATAAAAAAGGGGCAAAAAACGGTCGTGCTAGGACAAAACGGTGCCGGCAAAAGCTCGCTGATGCGTATAATACTGGGCGAATTTAAGCCAAATAGCGGCGAGGTGCGAGTAAACGGCTTTGATCCTTTTACCGCGCGCAAAGAAGCCCTTAGCGTGATATCTTTCGTCCCGCAAACGCCGCCGCCGCTTAAATTTAACCTAAAAGAGCTTTGCGAGTTCGTCTGCAAAAGTTCAAACGTTGCCCAGGAAAACATAGAGAAATTTTGCGAGAAAATGGAGCTTGATCTAAAAGGAAATTTTCATAAGCCCTTTTACAAACTCTCAGGCGGCATGAAGCAAAAAATGCTAATCGCAATCGCCTTTGCTAAAGATACCCAGGCTATGATGTTTGACGAGCCGACGGCAAATTTAGACCCCAAAGCCAGGCGAAATTTTATGGACTTGTTAGGCGAATTTGCGCGCGAAAAGACGCTGGTTTTCATCTCGCACAGGCTTGATGAGGTGCAGGGCATATCAAACCGCTACGTCGAGATGGATCTGGGGCAGATCATAAAAGACGAGCTAATCTCTCAAGGATGCGCGCATGCGTAA
- a CDS encoding ABC transporter permease subunit, with translation MRNLLLIAKLDVAESLRSRWFLIYMLVFMGLIVTFIFSGVTDSRVLGFSGLTRLLLLFIQICIVIVPIFILISTVRSISADRDTNLLEYMLSFPVSLGEYYFGKALGRIFVIFVPLLLSFVLAVVAGLVKKIEIPWDILSLYTALLFALSFVFLSFGFLISSAIKNQEMGQGVAFLLWLILLAFLDLALMGFLMKSNVREDIIFFIALINPIEVFRIAAISLFDPNLAVIGVASNFVLNNFSVFGFVLYSIFYPLILGAIMLVGGYFIFSSRDLV, from the coding sequence ATGCGTAATTTGCTACTCATCGCCAAACTAGACGTCGCCGAGTCGCTACGCTCGCGCTGGTTCCTCATCTATATGCTAGTTTTTATGGGGCTTATCGTTACTTTTATCTTTAGCGGCGTGACGGACTCGCGGGTGCTTGGCTTTAGCGGGCTTACGCGGCTTTTGCTGCTTTTTATCCAAATTTGCATCGTTATCGTGCCTATTTTTATCCTCATCTCGACCGTACGCAGCATCAGCGCCGACCGCGATACGAACCTGCTTGAGTATATGCTTAGCTTTCCCGTTAGCCTGGGCGAATACTATTTCGGCAAAGCTTTGGGGCGCATTTTCGTTATTTTCGTGCCGCTTTTGCTCTCGTTCGTTTTAGCCGTAGTTGCGGGTCTGGTTAAAAAAATCGAGATCCCGTGGGATATCCTAAGCCTCTACACCGCCCTACTTTTCGCGCTTAGCTTCGTGTTTTTGTCGTTTGGATTTCTCATTTCCTCGGCTATCAAAAATCAAGAAATGGGTCAAGGCGTCGCGTTTTTACTCTGGCTTATCTTGCTAGCGTTTTTGGATCTAGCTCTCATGGGCTTTTTGATGAAAAGTAACGTGCGCGAGGATATCATCTTTTTTATCGCGCTCATTAACCCCATCGAAGTCTTTAGGATCGCGGCGATTAGCCTATTTGATCCAAATTTAGCCGTGATCGGCGTGGCATCGAATTTCGTGCTAAATAACTTTAGCGTATTTGGCTTCGTGCTTTACTCGATTTTTTACCCGCTGATTTTAGGCGCAATCATGCTTGTGGGCGGATATTTTATCTTTAGCAGCAGGGATTTGGTGTAA
- a CDS encoding VWA domain-containing protein yields the protein MVAILQTIILNQIADPSGIGKKVALDFKGDNKIIGRTITKGDYEDTKSLEADELQLQDYLKGTYGILAKKLGMPLLKNLLFLVEFNRIKPSGVIDYLDENGKIVMFKGNENDKMVGTKAANFDFDDDVDVEYSLKGFDVAPDALLTKLFELNHFKEHISRGITYVGGAGSDRITGTDYDDILYGHDKEGKDDDEATDTLVGGKGSDKLYGGKGDDILVGHTGSMIDDNIRDELYGGDGFDTYYVGDKDVIFDSDGKGKVVLENKELTGGIYDENQNAYLSPDKTLKYYLSGNETTLIVKDTVSGKTVIIDNYSKDKKSLGIELSQAPLEEIAILSDTTGSMGLAIDSVKTQAMDIVNLAFSRDANARIGVFGYNDPGVQTFTHLTNDKNAVLSAINSLYAIGGGDWPEMTWHGVYNVAMSNWSEKSVKRLFVFGDAPAKDEEFKQAALDALSGKNISMISGSAPGGSTSKAGVGRGAIEVYAIQTGGGKEVSSDFKELAQKSGGKFINLEEYDARDYSVADAIYDSINSGTAKDDVLKGNEKNNRIEAGAGNDKIYGGKGDDVITGGAGDDTIYGEEGADTFKFNPGDGNDLIYAGNGDVIELGEGISKDDVEFKVAGASFESLRIELKNTKEGIIAHDELNNEKAAFKKVKFADGTSLSFKEIVSGLNLQKLLNGSEANDEIVGTKFSDTVYAKGGNDKISTKEGNDYIYAADGDDEIDGGAGDDLIFGGKGNDVITGGAGDDTIYGEEGADTFKFNPGDGNDTLYTDSSDKLILNAVKAGDVKFKYENNHLRVSYSQNDSALLINYALNQSNQIKGIELDDGSYITSKKINKTMQKISEYLKENQASENDPQIKNIIMSGWSQGGEDGWSL from the coding sequence ATGGTAGCGATTTTGCAAACCATAATATTAAACCAAATCGCTGATCCAAGCGGCATAGGGAAAAAGGTGGCTTTAGATTTCAAGGGAGACAATAAAATAATCGGCAGAACTATCACAAAAGGCGATTATGAGGATACGAAAAGTCTTGAAGCAGATGAACTACAACTGCAGGATTATTTAAAAGGAACATATGGGATTTTAGCTAAAAAGCTAGGAATGCCGTTGCTAAAAAACTTGCTATTTTTAGTAGAGTTTAATCGAATTAAACCGTCAGGAGTTATAGATTATCTTGACGAGAACGGTAAAATAGTAATGTTTAAGGGCAATGAAAATGATAAGATGGTAGGGACAAAAGCTGCAAATTTTGACTTTGATGATGACGTAGATGTCGAATACTCTTTAAAAGGATTTGATGTGGCGCCGGATGCTCTTTTGACAAAACTTTTTGAATTAAACCACTTTAAAGAACATATCTCTAGAGGCATAACCTACGTCGGTGGCGCAGGGAGCGATCGTATAACTGGAACCGATTACGACGACATACTATACGGACACGATAAAGAAGGAAAGGATGATGACGAGGCTACTGATACCTTAGTGGGCGGTAAGGGAAGCGATAAGCTATACGGCGGTAAAGGCGATGATATTCTTGTAGGTCATACTGGCTCTATGATAGATGATAATATACGCGATGAGCTCTACGGCGGAGATGGCTTTGACACCTACTACGTAGGAGACAAGGATGTCATCTTTGATAGCGACGGTAAGGGCAAGGTAGTGCTGGAAAATAAAGAGCTAACGGGCGGCATCTATGACGAAAACCAAAATGCATACCTTAGCCCCGATAAAACTCTAAAATACTATCTAAGCGGCAACGAAACTACACTAATAGTAAAAGATACCGTAAGCGGCAAAACCGTCATTATAGACAATTACTCCAAAGATAAAAAATCTCTAGGTATAGAGCTATCGCAAGCGCCTTTAGAGGAGATAGCGATACTGAGCGATACGACCGGCTCTATGGGTTTGGCGATAGATTCGGTTAAGACTCAGGCTATGGATATTGTAAATTTAGCTTTCTCGCGCGATGCTAATGCTAGGATAGGCGTCTTTGGTTATAATGACCCGGGCGTGCAGACTTTCACTCATCTAACTAACGACAAAAACGCGGTACTATCAGCCATAAACTCCCTGTACGCTATCGGCGGAGGAGACTGGCCGGAGATGACTTGGCATGGAGTATATAACGTAGCCATGTCAAACTGGAGCGAAAAATCAGTCAAAAGACTTTTTGTATTTGGCGACGCTCCGGCAAAAGACGAGGAATTTAAACAAGCGGCTCTAGACGCGTTAAGCGGTAAAAATATCTCCATGATTTCAGGCTCCGCTCCAGGCGGTTCGACGTCTAAGGCTGGTGTAGGTAGAGGAGCTATCGAGGTATACGCTATACAAACGGGTGGAGGTAAGGAGGTTAGCAGTGATTTTAAAGAACTGGCCCAAAAATCGGGTGGAAAATTTATAAATCTAGAAGAATACGATGCGAGAGATTACTCTGTAGCTGATGCGATATACGACTCTATAAACTCTGGAACGGCTAAAGACGACGTCCTAAAAGGCAACGAGAAAAATAACCGCATAGAAGCAGGCGCAGGCAACGATAAAATCTATGGAGGAAAAGGCGATGACGTCATAACGGGCGGTGCTGGAGACGATACTATCTACGGCGAAGAGGGCGCGGATACGTTTAAATTTAATCCCGGAGACGGCAATGACCTAATATACGCGGGTAACGGCGACGTCATCGAGCTTGGCGAGGGTATAAGCAAGGATGATGTTGAGTTTAAAGTAGCCGGAGCAAGCTTTGAGAGTCTAAGGATAGAACTAAAAAATACCAAAGAAGGCATCATCGCTCACGATGAGCTAAACAACGAAAAAGCCGCGTTTAAAAAGGTAAAATTTGCCGACGGTACGTCGCTTAGCTTTAAGGAGATAGTATCCGGGCTAAATTTACAAAAGCTACTTAACGGCTCTGAGGCTAACGACGAAATAGTCGGGACTAAATTTAGCGATACCGTATACGCAAAAGGCGGAAACGATAAGATAAGCACCAAGGAAGGAAACGACTATATCTACGCAGCAGACGGAGACGACGAGATAGACGGCGGCGCCGGAGATGATTTGATATTTGGCGGTAAAGGTAACGACGTCATAACGGGCGGTGCGGGAGACGATACTATCTACGGCGAGGAGGGCGCAGATACGTTTAAATTTAATCCCGGAGACGGCAACGATACTTTATATACCGACTCTAGCGATAAGCTAATCTTAAACGCGGTAAAGGCCGGAGACGTTAAATTTAAGTACGAGAATAATCATCTGCGCGTGAGCTATTCGCAAAATGATAGCGCGCTACTCATAAACTACGCGCTAAATCAAAGCAATCAAATAAAAGGCATCGAGCTTGATGACGGCAGCTATATAACATCTAAAAAGATAAATAAAACCATGCAAAAGATAAGCGAGTATCTAAAAGAAAATCAAGCGAGCGAAAACGATCCGCAAATAAAAAATATAATTATGAGCGGCTGGAGCCAAGGCGGAGAGGACGGCTGGTCTTTGTGA